Within Vidua chalybeata isolate OUT-0048 chromosome 26, bVidCha1 merged haplotype, whole genome shotgun sequence, the genomic segment TGATGACAGAAATTTTCCACTGTATTGACTTCACAGCTTGCTTATCTCCTGGAATGCAAGCTGCTTCTAGCACTCAGTGCATAAACTCACTCACCTGTGTAGTGAGGATTTCACCCTGAGAGAATGGCCCACAGGAATCTTCTACAATACTTATTTCACTGTCATATCCAGATGCTTCACCTTgaagaaggtggaaaaaaactgcctgggttaaagaaaaaaccccgccaaacaacaaaccaaccaacatTATCCATCATTTCTTAGCATGTAGAGGTTTTAGAGAACTAATAACTGTAACACTCAAGTGACAAGTTCTGAAAATGTTGAAGTTAGGGCAGATCTCCTTTAAGTGAACATTTGAAAGAACAGCATGTCACACACATGACAAAGTAAACAGAATTCAGTGTATCAACAGGGATGAAAGAGTCCTAAACATTTACAAAGGCcataaaaatggcaaaatagTCACTACAAAATTCTACAGCCAACTTCAACAAACATTTTATCTAGGGAAAAAGCTTGGATAGGCTGTGAAATTTTGCTGACAATGCAAGTATCACATTGCAGTAAGAGACCCAGCATTTCTCTCAAACATGAATTCCCATCAGACAGTCAGTCTCTAGTGCCCAGTCTGTTCATCTGTGCTCTGAACAAAGAACACTGGAAGAACATAATTTTCAGGAGGTTTTTTGATTGTTTAAGGTTGATACATTCTTCTAGAAGAGCAAGCACCCCTTAAACAGAGAACAAAGTTTCCATGCAAACACCAAAACCCTTGCTGTAAGGACATTATAAACacagctgcaaagagaaaaatcttggTCTGTACCTAGATTTGCTCCCATGTCTGGGTCTTCTTGGCATTCATCTTTGGTTTCCTTCAGCCCTCCACCAGAATTCTGAGAAGTTTCTTTGCGGTCATTTACACTGCTCATTTCTTTGGACACATGAGCTTGTGGTAAATGTTTGTTCAGTTCTTGTGCTCCATTGAGTGATTCTTCAGACAGGTTGgactgggaagaaaataagtTGACAGAGCATTCTGACTCCTGGCTCGGTGAAGCACACACATTACTCAGGGCAGCTTCAGGCACCTTTGGCACAATATTGCCATCGTCACTCACACTGTGAGGCAGCACATTTGGGCTCACTGGACACTCTGCCACTGGAGACTCTACCACAGATGACATTTGTTTATCAGTCTGCAAAGGCGTGCTTGCTGATTTGCTGAAGATTAATGTCCTAAAGCATGGTAAGTCCTCATCCTCACAGGACTCTTCATCTGAAGATGGCAGTTTCTGCACTCGTCTTCGAGACCTCCGAGTACCTCGAGATCTTGGCTTAGAGCTTGCATTTCTCTTGTGCAGCTCTTTTCCCAGGGCATTGTCACTTTTTACAAACACTGCAGATTGCTCTTTCCTATCAGTTTCACATAAGCTGGTGTTCTCCTCAATGTCAGTATCAGAGCACAGTAAGGCATTAGGGGTTTCAGACAAACCTGTAAGATCATGATTCTCTCCAAGAGGTTCTTCCAGAGCCTCTGCAGCTGTAGTAACAGTTTGGGCTGCTTCTTCTTCATTCCCCTttacatgttttctttctcttttgctaCTGTTTGTCCTAGTGACTTCACAGCTGAATTCAGCAGGGCTTTGCTGACAAGTTGCAGAACAAATCATTGATGTGGATTGAAAATGTAGAATTGGTCCTGTGCAATCAACAACTTCAGTCTTTCCTGCCTGATTGCTTTCTGAACAGAAGCTGTTTTCCTGGCCTATGTTTAAATCATTTTGTCTGGAATCATGCTTCTCTGTGTTACTCTGATCACTTTGGCTTCCATCACTTTCAATGGGATTCTGTCTCAACTCACTTTCTATCCCTATCTCACCTGACGCTGGCTTTTCATCGCCCTGCTCTTCTTGTAGCAATCCATTTTTGTGCTCAGACTGAGCAGTCCCTGCTCTTGCTGGTGTCAGAGtcccttcctctgcagcctgtgaaaTGTCATCCCTCCTGTGCTCTCCTGTGCTGACAGCAAAGCAAGGCACAGGATCGACACGTGCAGACTCACAGGGTTTAAGCTTCTCCTTCTCAGAAACCCTGCTCGAGTTTTGAGCAGCTGTTCTCTCCTCTTGCAAGCTTTCTGCTTGTAATTGTTTGCTAGCCTTGTTTTCTACCTGAGCAGCACACGATAGATTTAGGGTTTCAGAAGGAGGATCTTCCACTGCACGTGCCTGCCTGGGAGCCTGAAAAAGGCTGAAGGATGAGCGCTTCGAATGCCGAAATATATTCCGCAGGTACTGTGTGTCTACGTCGCTGTCTTCAGCTTCCTTAGTCaattccaaaacatttttagcCATTGGCaacttttcagttttgaagTCCCCTGAAACATTTTGTGAATCATGCCCACATTCCAGGGGAAAAGCAGTAGGTGATTCAGTCACCTCCTCAGTGTGGTGAGAAGGAGTTTGCCCATCAGACACTGAAGGAAGTTGTAGGAGGAGGGGGCTGCCTAGTATTTTACTGTCTTGAGAACCTGTATCAGGCACAGTGGAACCACAGTTTGAAGGCAGACATGAAGGACTGAACATactttttccagtttctgcagTGTGAGATAAATTCTTTAGACTAACCTGCATTTCACTTGCTTCCAGATCACCTCCCTCCAAATTAGTGACTGGCCTGTAACTCAACTCATCTTGAGGCTCACACAGGTCTTTGCATTCAGCAGAGGGAGATGCCACATTCCTTTGGTCTCCAGAGACAGACCTCCCACGATCACTGCTATTCTTTCTTGCTGCCTTTActcctttccttgtttcttttgtCATTTCTTCAGAGAGTAACTGAAGCCTTCTGCTGCGTCTGACTGGATTTTGCTCAGAATCAGCTTTCCTGGGCTCTCCACTGCTTGGATAGCTATCAATCTGTGGCTCAGCTGCATCAGGGAAAACAGAGCCTCTGTCCACTACTAACTGTAGAGCACACATAGTTCTACTAGAATGCCTGCCTCTTTTTGCTGCAGAActtctttttttgctgcttttctgatCACAGTTATACATTTCTGGTTCCCCATCACAGTGCTTGGTAGTGACTTTCTCAGCAGCTTTCTTCCATGTGGACTCTCCTCCTTCTTCAGGTTCTGTTAATGCATTATTTGCTCTATTCTGAGAGAGGTGACTCTCATTAACAGCAACGCTTTCATCAcatcttttcttttcagcatctcCAAGGCCCCCATTAACACTTTGAGGGTCCCCATCTGCCTTTTCTGTATCCTTTTTCTTGATGAAATCCTCAGGTTGCAGGACACAGGCtgtcttcctctttcttttgaGTCTGTCTTTGCTGAAATCATTCAGGCACTTATCTGCAGCCACACCTTCCTTTTGCCTAGTAGGCAAAATGTCTCTCAAGGTAGAAGGGGGATTTGATTTCCTCCCTCTCTTGTatgtttttccaaatattttgtctttgatgttttctgctgtttgttttgaccacctcttttttccttccactgctGCAATTTCCATGGAATCTGCCATAGGGTCAGTCTTTGCTGAAATACAGGACTCTTTATCAGATAAAGAGACATCTCCTTCACCTGAAACATCAGCTGATGCAGCAGATTCATCCAGTGAAGAACTGGAAGACAAAACCTCATTGCTTTTTGAAAACCATTCATTGACTTTCTGAATGCTCTGCTTCAGTCTCTTCTTGGAGACTTTATTCAGGGTGGCAGAGTGAAGTGTCTCTGGCTGAGGTAGCTCCTCCAGAGGATGTTCTTTGTCATGGGAAGAGTCATTCTCAGGTTCACATCCCTCTACAGCTTCCACACTTTGTACATCAGTATCCATTTCCTTGATTTTATCCAGCCTGCTCTCTGAGCTATCTTCTACATCAAACTCCTGGTTTTCACTGTTGTACTGGGCTTGCTGTTCCTCCATTTCTTCTGTGTTCTTAAAGAATGATGTGTCCTCATGCACTGTGGGACTGGCATCACCTGTTCTGTCacactgctctgggagcaggtcTACAGCAAGGACATTCAAAGGAGAATTCTGGCATTCAGTCACATTCACTTGGTCAGGTTTGGCACATTCAGTGATGCTCTGAGTGCTTTTCTTACTCAAACATTCCTTTGAGAAATCACTTTCACCTGTTAGATTTATAGgtataataaattattaaccTCTATTTTACATACACAACCCCAATAACAAGCTTAATGGctactttgttttaaaagaactgCTCTTATTTCCCCCCTAACCAGAATATTACACTGCACAGATCTCCCTCTAGAGAAAGGCAGAAGGATCATATTCTAAATTTTTACACTAATTATTAGCCAGTGCTTTTTCATGTGTAATATGACTCCTGTAGAATAGATTAAGTTTTATACTTAGATCAAgttacttttcttcctttctgttctcATGCGTACAACATCCACATTTTGTATCTAGGCTACAAGAACAGTCTTGTATTAGCTGTAGGCATCAACAGAACTACTTTACACAAGACTTCAAGCACATATACACAAtcatgtgaaataaaaatgttaatgtGTGGTGTCTTTCAGGCTTAACCACCTTTGTCACCAAAATAACACACCTGTGATATCTGGTAGTGTTATTTCTTTGGCACACAACTTGTCAGGCTGTGCATTACAAGaattttcattccctttctcAGCACTCTCAAGTTCTTCCAGCCTTACTTGAGAAGAAATCTGAACTGCTCCTTTGTCTTCAAACCTGTTGGGAAAGGAAATCTACTCTCATTACGGATAAAACCATAATAGACAATAGAAGATGAtacttatttttccctttttgctcTCTGAAACAGTTTCTGGAGAAGTCAAGCTGCACAACTGACACTCATCACAACCAGATCTCTTCAGAGTTGCAGGccatttctttaaaagattttctcttgtaattctgaatttaatatttatttcctaaAGCACAGTGCCTACTTTTCTATGGAAGATCTATTTCCACAACAtttagaaaacagttttaaagcACGTAATATAGTAAACTGTTGGAATTCAGCTACCCGTTCTACTCTAATGCCCTCAAAGCTGAAAACCATTTGTCAGCTTAAGAATTATATCAGTCCTATGCTAAGAAactaaaacacaggaaattagAATATTGAACTACTGTCTGTAGAAAATATGAATTCCTTAATCACCTTTACTTACCCAGTTTTGCTTGCCTGCTTAAAAAACTCTTCAGATGATTCAGAGCCTGAAAACAAATAATCTGTTACTCTGGTGGGAATGATTCAGAGAAAGGTGACTTGCCAGACTCAGTGGTTCTCATCACATACATGCCTACTCCTTTCTAGAGCTAGATGCTTTCAATTTCTAGCAGATGAAACCAAGTTcaattgtgaaatattttaccTAATTATAATGAGTTCTATGTATAGCTATCTACATGGTTCCAGCATCAAATTGTGTTTAAATACAGTGACTGGTAACACACTGGTAACAAAGAGTTAACTAGCTAAAAGTTACTTTCTAATTTCTAAATTTGTACACAAAACAGCTACTAGTATTTAGAATTTTGAGCTGAAAGTCAGAGAAATATATTCAAATGTCTCTCACAGATCCTTTGATCCTGGCAGATGcaataaggaaaaaagtgaagaaaaactCTACCcactgaaagcagcaaatcCTTTCTTGAAGGAACAGCATAAAAAATAACCTATGCATGGCATGTGTCTTGTTTCTCATAGCAGTCAACAccagataaaataaaattctgaaaagcTAGGATAGATAGcgaaaaatattaatatctcaaatAGATTTCATTCTCATCTCAAGCACTGGTGACAAGGCTTAGTATTCTTCAGAAAACAGTGGCTACATCTACCTATAGCAGCTGTACCTTTTTGCACATCTGTAAATACCTTCTCTGGATCATGTACACCAAGGTTTAAGGGTTCACTACAGCAGCATTATTTGCCATTATAGAATTATGTAAATAACCCTTTTGATTTACCAACTTGGAGTTGTCCATATTTTGTCCCTTTGTTGTAATTTTGGGTGTTAAGTAGAAATCAGTGTTTATAAAGACTTTGAACATAATCACCTTTCATTACTTTGTAAGCATTGTACATAGGATCAATTAGTGTGGACTTACAACAGATCTTACCAAACTCTATATAAATACCCTTTTGAGAATCAGATTTCTGGGGTTTGTTTCTTGGGCGACACATTTTGGCATCTGTAAGCTGAATATTCACACTAGCTTCCTGCtgacaggaaaacagaaagggaTAGTTATTTACAA encodes:
- the BRCA1 gene encoding breast cancer type 1 susceptibility protein isoform X1; translated protein: MDFSVITIGQVQNVLSAMQKNLECPICLDVVQEPVSTKCDHIFCRFCMFKLINKKKKGVVECPLCKTEVTKRSLKENSRFKQLIEGLLETIHAFELDTGVKFLKNHHFPKTSTEATAAESLCKESSVVQSKGFRNRRKSAKGNGQENITLEASVNIQLTDAKMCRPRNKPQKSDSQKGIYIEFGSESSEEFFKQASKTGFEDKGAVQISSQVRLEELESAEKGNENSCNAQPDKLCAKEITLPDITGESDFSKECLSKKSTQSITECAKPDQVNVTECQNSPLNVLAVDLLPEQCDRTGDASPTVHEDTSFFKNTEEMEEQQAQYNSENQEFDVEDSSESRLDKIKEMDTDVQSVEAVEGCEPENDSSHDKEHPLEELPQPETLHSATLNKVSKKRLKQSIQKVNEWFSKSNEVLSSSSSLDESAASADVSGEGDVSLSDKESCISAKTDPMADSMEIAAVEGKKRWSKQTAENIKDKIFGKTYKRGRKSNPPSTLRDILPTRQKEGVAADKCLNDFSKDRLKRKRKTACVLQPEDFIKKKDTEKADGDPQSVNGGLGDAEKKRCDESVAVNESHLSQNRANNALTEPEEGGESTWKKAAEKVTTKHCDGEPEMYNCDQKSSKKRSSAAKRGRHSSRTMCALQLVVDRGSVFPDAAEPQIDSYPSSGEPRKADSEQNPVRRSRRLQLLSEEMTKETRKGVKAARKNSSDRGRSVSGDQRNVASPSAECKDLCEPQDELSYRPVTNLEGGDLEASEMQVSLKNLSHTAETGKSMFSPSCLPSNCGSTVPDTGSQDSKILGSPLLLQLPSVSDGQTPSHHTEEVTESPTAFPLECGHDSQNVSGDFKTEKLPMAKNVLELTKEAEDSDVDTQYLRNIFRHSKRSSFSLFQAPRQARAVEDPPSETLNLSCAAQVENKASKQLQAESLQEERTAAQNSSRVSEKEKLKPCESARVDPVPCFAVSTGEHRRDDISQAAEEGTLTPARAGTAQSEHKNGLLQEEQGDEKPASGEIGIESELRQNPIESDGSQSDQSNTEKHDSRQNDLNIGQENSFCSESNQAGKTEVVDCTGPILHFQSTSMICSATCQQSPAEFSCEVTRTNSSKRERKHVKGNEEEAAQTVTTAAEALEEPLGENHDLTGLSETPNALLCSDTDIEENTSLCETDRKEQSAVFVKSDNALGKELHKRNASSKPRSRGTRRSRRRVQKLPSSDEESCEDEDLPCFRTLIFSKSASTPLQTDKQMSSVVESPVAECPVSPNVLPHSVSDDGNIVPKVPEAALSNVCASPSQESECSVNLFSSQSNLSEESLNGAQELNKHLPQAHVSKEMSSVNDRKETSQNSGGGLKETKDECQEDPDMGANLGEASGYDSEISIVEDSCGPFSQGEILTTQQKNAMQNSLKKLQQEMAALEAVLKQNGSQNCEVLPVHRELPPSSTEGAFEMDQMRKENKRCPELLLSSSKSSLTKRSDLEKGPECDSVLKSKTPSEKTKPVQEAVQEHRQCQLGAENAEEQKSGTRQNSASVSSDLFGNESPDNPSSSARFFTPQTAEATAGPVLAQNTDKSCGPGHKLKRSGCFPVPVLHNATGKENTTNPVVTKRKEMSIVVSGLNHSEHLVVQKFVKKTRSTLSNHITEGTTHVIMKTDEELVCERTLKYFLGIAGGKWVISYLWIIQSFKEGRILDEEKFEVRGDVINGRNHQGPKRARQALTGKIFKDFEICCCGPFTDMTTEHLEWMVELCGASVVKQPDLFTPTANSTAVVVVQPDAWKENVDYRAMQQQSNVAVVTREWVLDSVACYQCQELSAYLVS
- the BRCA1 gene encoding breast cancer type 1 susceptibility protein isoform X3 is translated as MDFSVITIGQVQNVLSAMQKNLECPICLDVVQEPVSTKCDHIFCRFCMFKLINKKKKGVVECPLCKTEVTKRSLKENSRFKQLIEGLLETIHAFELDTGVKFLKNHHFPKTSTEATAAESLCKESSVVQSKGFRNRRKSAKGNGQENITLQEASVNIQLTDAKMCRPRNKPQKSDSQKGSESSEEFFKQASKTGFEDKGAVQISSQVRLEELESAEKGNENSCNAQPDKLCAKEITLPDITGESDFSKECLSKKSTQSITECAKPDQVNVTECQNSPLNVLAVDLLPEQCDRTGDASPTVHEDTSFFKNTEEMEEQQAQYNSENQEFDVEDSSESRLDKIKEMDTDVQSVEAVEGCEPENDSSHDKEHPLEELPQPETLHSATLNKVSKKRLKQSIQKVNEWFSKSNEVLSSSSSLDESAASADVSGEGDVSLSDKESCISAKTDPMADSMEIAAVEGKKRWSKQTAENIKDKIFGKTYKRGRKSNPPSTLRDILPTRQKEGVAADKCLNDFSKDRLKRKRKTACVLQPEDFIKKKDTEKADGDPQSVNGGLGDAEKKRCDESVAVNESHLSQNRANNALTEPEEGGESTWKKAAEKVTTKHCDGEPEMYNCDQKSSKKRSSAAKRGRHSSRTMCALQLVVDRGSVFPDAAEPQIDSYPSSGEPRKADSEQNPVRRSRRLQLLSEEMTKETRKGVKAARKNSSDRGRSVSGDQRNVASPSAECKDLCEPQDELSYRPVTNLEGGDLEASEMQVSLKNLSHTAETGKSMFSPSCLPSNCGSTVPDTGSQDSKILGSPLLLQLPSVSDGQTPSHHTEEVTESPTAFPLECGHDSQNVSGDFKTEKLPMAKNVLELTKEAEDSDVDTQYLRNIFRHSKRSSFSLFQAPRQARAVEDPPSETLNLSCAAQVENKASKQLQAESLQEERTAAQNSSRVSEKEKLKPCESARVDPVPCFAVSTGEHRRDDISQAAEEGTLTPARAGTAQSEHKNGLLQEEQGDEKPASGEIGIESELRQNPIESDGSQSDQSNTEKHDSRQNDLNIGQENSFCSESNQAGKTEVVDCTGPILHFQSTSMICSATCQQSPAEFSCEVTRTNSSKRERKHVKGNEEEAAQTVTTAAEALEEPLGENHDLTGLSETPNALLCSDTDIEENTSLCETDRKEQSAVFVKSDNALGKELHKRNASSKPRSRGTRRSRRRVQKLPSSDEESCEDEDLPCFRTLIFSKSASTPLQTDKQMSSVVESPVAECPVSPNVLPHSVSDDGNIVPKVPEAALSNVCASPSQESECSVNLFSSQSNLSEESLNGAQELNKHLPQAHVSKEMSSVNDRKETSQNSGGGLKETKDECQEDPDMGANLGEASGYDSEISIVEDSCGPFSQGEILTTQQKNAMQNSLKKLQQEMAALEAVLKQNGSQNCEVLPVHRELPPSSTEGAFEMDQMRKENKRCPELLLSSSKSSLTKRSDLEKGPECDSVLKSKTPSEKTKPVQEAVQEHRQCQLGAENAEEQKSGTRQNSASVSSDLFGNESPDNPSSSARFFTPQTAEATAGPVLAQNTDKSCGPGHKLKRSGCFPVPVLHNATGKENTTNPVVTKRKEMSIVVSGLNHSEHLVVQKFVKKTRSTLSNHITEGTTHVIMKTDEELVCERTLKYFLGIAGGKWVISYLWIIQSFKEGRILDEEKFEVRGDVINGRNHQGPKRARQALTGKIFKDFEICCCGPFTDMTTEHLEWMVELCGASVVKQPDLFTPTANSTAVVVVQPDAWKENVDYRAMQQQSNVAVVTREWVLDSVACYQCQELSAYLVS
- the BRCA1 gene encoding breast cancer type 1 susceptibility protein isoform X2, with product MDFSVITIGQVQNVLSAMQKNLECPICLDVVQEPVSTKCDHIFCRFCMFKLINKKKKGVVECPLCKTEVTKRSLKENSRFKQLIEGLLETIHAFELDTGVKFLKNHHFPKTSTEATAAESLCKESSVVQSKGFRNRRKSAKGNGQENITLQEASVNIQLTDAKMCRPRNKPQKSDSQKGIYIEFGSESSEEFFKQASKTGFEDKGAVQISSQVRLEELESAEKGNENSCNAQPDKLCAKEITLPDITGESDFSKECLSKKSTQSITECAKPDQVNVTECQNSPLNVLAVDLLPEQCDRTGDASPTVHEDTSFFKNTEEMEEQQAQYNSENQEFDVEDSSESRLDKIKEMDTDVQSVEAVEGCEPENDSSHDKEHPLEELPQPETLHSATLNKVSKKRLKQSIQKVNEWFSKSNEVLSSSSSLDESAASADVSGEGDVSLSDKESCISAKTDPMADSMEIAAVEGKKRWSKQTAENIKDKIFGKTYKRGRKSNPPSTLRDILPTRQKEGVAADKCLNDFSKDRLKRKRKTACVLQPEDFIKKKDTEKADGDPQSVNGGLGDAEKKRCDESVAVNESHLSQNRANNALTEPEEGGESTWKKAAEKVTTKHCDGEPEMYNCDQKSSKKRSSAAKRGRHSSRTMCALQLVVDRGSVFPDAAEPQIDSYPSSGEPRKADSEQNPVRRSRRLQLLSEEMTKETRKGVKAARKNSSDRGRSVSGDQRNVASPSAECKDLCEPQDELSYRPVTNLEGGDLEASEMQVSLKNLSHTAETGKSMFSPSCLPSNCGSTVPDTGSQDSKILGSPLLLQLPSVSDGQTPSHHTEEVTESPTAFPLECGHDSQNVSGDFKTEKLPMAKNVLELTKEAEDSDVDTQYLRNIFRHSKRSSFSLFQAPRQARAVEDPPSETLNLSCAAQVENKASKQLQAESLQEERTAAQNSSRVSEKEKLKPCESARVDPVPCFAVSTGEHRRDDISQAAEEGTLTPARAGTAQSEHKNGLLQEEQGDEKPASGEIGIESELRQNPIESDGSQSDQSNTEKHDSRQNDLNIGQENSFCSESNQAGKTEVVDCTGPILHFQSTSMICSATCQQSPAEFSCEVTRTNSSKRERKHVKGNEEEAAQTVTTAAEALEEPLGENHDLTGLSETPNALLCSDTDIEENTSLCETDRKEQSAVFVKSDNALGKELHKRNASSKPRSRGTRRSRRRVQKLPSSDEESCEDEDLPCFRTLIFSKSASTPLQTDKQMSSVVESPVAECPVSPNVLPHSVSDDGNIVPKVPEAALSNVCASPSQESECSVNLFSSQSNLSEESLNGAQELNKHLPQAHVSKEMSSVNDRKETSQNSGGGLKETKDECQEDPDMGANLGEASGYDSEISIVEDSCGPFSQGEILTTQQKNAMQNSLKKLQQEMAALEAVLKQNGSQNCEVLPVHRELPPSSTEGAFEMDQMRKENKRCPELLLSSSKSSLTKRSDLEKGPECDSVLKSKTPSEKTKPVQEAVQEHRQCQLGAENAEEQKSGTRQNSASVSSDLFGNESPDNPSSSARFFTPQTAEATAGPVLAQNTDKSCGPGHKLKRSGCFPVPVLHNATGKENTTNPVVTKRKEMSIVVSGLNHSEHLVVQKFVKKTRSTLSNHITEGTTHVIMKTDEELVCERTLKYFLGIAGGKWVISYLWIIQSFKEGRILDEEKFEVRGDVINGRNHQGPKRARQALTGKIFKDFEICCCGPFTDMTTEHLEWMVELCGASVVKQPDLFTPTANSTAVVVVQPDAWKENVDYRAMQQQSNVAVVTREWVLDSVACYQCQELSAYLVS